A window of Ipomoea triloba cultivar NCNSP0323 chromosome 2, ASM357664v1 contains these coding sequences:
- the LOC116008978 gene encoding transcription factor bHLH47-like: MESERLAAPAVEKGTTPAAPSPNGSGLGIDKKSKGKVPKRVHKAEREKMKREHLNDLFLSLANALEMPEQINGKASILNGAIQSVKELLAQIEQLRRGNATLLSESQYVSMEKTELQDENCALVDQIGKLQSEIKERRVELSLDLNLAPPECQQPSTSETAFQITNPVYVVPQVYPLPGAAQPAPMPPPVSKPLPRYPTLADAWPSQILEKQGDLGL; the protein is encoded by the exons ATGGAGTCTGAAAGACTGGCGGCACCTGCAGTTGAAAAGGGCACCACTCCTGCTGCGCCATCACCAAATGG ATCTGGGCTTGGCATTGACAAGAAGAGTAAGGGGAAAGTGCCTAAAAGAGTTCACAAAGCTGAGAGAGAGAAGATGAAGCGTGAGCATTTAAATGACCTCTTTCTTTCCTTGGCTAATGCTTTAG AAATGCCTGAACAAATCAACGGAAAGGCCTCGATATTGAACGGAGCCATTCAAAGTGTAAAGGAATTATTAGCGCAGATTGAGCAGCTCCGAAGAGGAAATGCAACTCTGTTGTCTGAGTCACAATAT GTGAGCATGGAGAAAACAGAGCTGCAAGACGAGAATTGTGCTTTGGTGGATCAAATTGGCAAGCTGCAAAGTGAGATCAAGGAGAGAAGAGTGGAGTTGAGTCTCGATCTGAATCTAGCTCCCCCTGAATGTCAGCAACCAAGTACTTCAGAAACTGCATTTCAAATTACAAATCCGGTATATGTTGTCCCCCAAGTATACCCGCTCCCCGGTGCTGCACAACCTGCCCCTATGCCACCTCCCGTGAGCAAACCCCTTCCTAGATATCCGACTCTAGCCGATGCGTGGCCATCTCAGATTCTTGAAAAGCAAGGAGATTTAGGATTGTAG